From Chelatococcus sp. HY11, the proteins below share one genomic window:
- a CDS encoding TniB family NTP-binding protein has protein sequence MSDLSHLSRDLREIAAADDAQRIAFIRGQWWIGYPQAQAALDLLSAAIENEPGRVRPQCFLLLGPTNNGKSMIIEKFRRDHTPPALPGRDEENIPVVVVQMLTDPGVARFYQHLLEVLGAPVRRTARKHDLEALALSILKRVGAQILIIDELHNLLAGTAPAQREFLNLLRFLGNELRIPIIGAGTRDAYLAIRTDPQLENRFHPIILPAWDEGDELNRLIQSFVATFPLRKPSFLNSADLQSWILARTGGTIGEIAALLRSAAVAAVEGGEEAINQRSLRQMKYQGPADRRRLTEKLLV, from the coding sequence ACGAATTGCCTTCATCCGTGGCCAATGGTGGATCGGCTACCCGCAGGCACAGGCTGCGCTCGATCTGCTCAGTGCCGCGATTGAAAACGAACCAGGCCGCGTTCGGCCTCAGTGCTTTCTCCTGCTGGGGCCAACAAACAACGGCAAGTCGATGATCATCGAAAAATTCCGACGCGATCATACGCCGCCTGCCTTGCCCGGCCGTGATGAGGAAAACATCCCTGTTGTCGTGGTGCAGATGCTTACCGATCCGGGGGTTGCGCGCTTCTACCAGCATCTCCTGGAGGTTTTGGGAGCGCCGGTTCGAAGGACGGCCCGCAAGCATGATCTTGAAGCGCTGGCGTTGTCGATCCTTAAGAGGGTTGGCGCACAAATCCTCATCATCGACGAACTGCACAATCTTCTGGCGGGTACCGCACCGGCACAGCGGGAATTTCTCAACCTGTTGCGGTTTCTCGGCAACGAACTGAGAATTCCGATTATCGGGGCAGGGACGAGGGACGCCTATCTCGCCATCCGGACCGATCCGCAGCTTGAAAACCGGTTTCATCCGATCATCCTGCCGGCGTGGGACGAGGGAGACGAACTCAACCGGCTGATCCAGAGCTTCGTGGCGACGTTCCCGCTTCGTAAGCCGTCATTTCTCAACTCGGCCGATCTGCAGAGCTGGATTTTGGCCCGCACAGGCGGGACCATAGGGGAAATAGCTGCTCTGTTGCGTTCGGCTGCGGTTGCCGCGGTCGAAGGCGGGGAGGAGGCGATCAATCAGCGGTCGCTCCGCCAGATGAAATACCAAGGTCCGGCAGACCGCCGACGTCTCACCGAGAAGCTTCTGGTCTGA
- a CDS encoding TniQ family protein, translating into MATRLPIHPQPLPQEALSSWLWRLADAYDMGVGEFAEAALGINRPDIELADFWPSALLIQKLAERTGVAIGRIRAMTMAAYVPYLLDSLSPRGDIFRAYCCQFGIFENPALRVRPARAAWWLPWISDDLADGKMIGCIECLRGDRQRFGRLHWRANWMASCPKHGVLLHAASPAEQSEYPVSKETATELAALDGLTLQAVTKGRVQLPGGRLVHGGLWLRVLRGVIDEICRPRRMKDVARPIIEAAWEAAGLPYRHALGRWGIYEKLGRLERANVLKVAALAMRPLIRAGFQPLKASTRPLEAEASRAVSPAVLVRDFQLMPIEIENITMLARENDDVAIDLRRMLNHQPRSARFVAQTDETLKSLGIPVLAPLLVARTPDLAGDPY; encoded by the coding sequence ATGGCGACAAGGCTGCCGATTCATCCTCAGCCATTGCCGCAAGAAGCTTTGTCTTCATGGCTGTGGCGGCTCGCTGATGCTTATGACATGGGCGTCGGCGAATTCGCTGAAGCAGCCCTGGGGATCAACAGGCCGGATATCGAATTGGCGGATTTCTGGCCATCGGCTCTTTTGATCCAGAAGCTGGCGGAACGCACAGGTGTTGCTATTGGTCGGATCCGGGCCATGACGATGGCGGCCTATGTGCCCTATCTGTTGGACAGTCTGTCGCCGCGAGGCGACATCTTTCGAGCCTATTGCTGTCAGTTTGGTATCTTTGAGAATCCGGCGTTGCGAGTGCGCCCGGCGCGGGCTGCTTGGTGGCTCCCTTGGATCTCGGACGATCTCGCCGACGGCAAGATGATCGGGTGCATTGAATGCCTGCGGGGCGATCGGCAGCGTTTCGGCCGGCTACATTGGCGAGCGAACTGGATGGCGAGTTGCCCGAAGCACGGCGTCCTGCTGCACGCTGCCAGTCCCGCCGAACAATCCGAGTATCCAGTTTCCAAGGAAACCGCCACAGAACTCGCGGCGCTCGACGGGTTGACCCTGCAGGCCGTTACGAAGGGCAGGGTACAGTTGCCCGGTGGCCGCCTTGTTCACGGAGGCCTTTGGCTTCGTGTTCTGCGTGGCGTTATCGACGAGATCTGCCGCCCGCGCCGCATGAAGGATGTGGCACGTCCGATAATTGAGGCTGCGTGGGAAGCAGCAGGCCTGCCCTATCGCCATGCCCTGGGGCGCTGGGGTATTTACGAGAAGTTGGGTCGTTTGGAGCGGGCGAACGTGCTGAAAGTCGCTGCCTTGGCCATGCGGCCGCTGATCAGGGCGGGCTTCCAGCCTTTGAAAGCATCCACGCGCCCATTGGAGGCTGAAGCGTCACGGGCCGTCTCGCCTGCCGTTCTCGTGCGGGATTTCCAACTGATGCCCATCGAAATCGAGAACATCACCATGCTGGCCCGTGAAAACGACGACGTTGCGATCGATCTGCGCCGAATGCTCAATCATCAGCCGCGCAGTGCACGGTTCGTGGCTCAGACTGACGAAACCCTCAAAAGCTTGGGAATTCCGGTGTTGGCGCCGCTTCTCGTCGCCCGGACGCCTGATCTCGCCGGTGACCCCTACTGA